In Chlorocebus sabaeus isolate Y175 chromosome 9, mChlSab1.0.hap1, whole genome shotgun sequence, the genomic stretch GTCGAACCTTCGCAGCCAGTGGCTCTGGAGGGCCTGAGTGACAGCGGCAGTCCTGTTTGTTTGAGGTTTAAAACAATTCAATTACAAAAGCGGCAGCAGCCAATGCACGCCCCTGCATGCAGCCCTCCCGCCCGCCCTTCGTGTCTGTCTCTGCTGTACCGAGGTGTtttttacatttaagaaaaaaaaaaagaaaaaaagattgtttaaaaaaaaaaaaaggaatccgtACCATGATGCGTTTTAAAACCACCGACAGCCCTTGGGTTGGCAAGAAGGCAGGAGTGTGTATGAGGTCTATCCTGGCATGAGCAGCGGGCTGACCCACTGGCCTTGAAGAGGTGAGCTTGGCCTCTCTGGTCCCCATGGACTCAGGGGGACCAGGCAAGAACTCTGACAGAGCTTTGGGGGCCATGATGTGATTGGAGCTCCTGAGGTGGCCTGCTTACCCCAGGTCTAGGAACGGACTTCTTTGGAACTTGCATAGGCGCCTAGAATGGGGCTGATGAGAACATCGTGACCATCAGACCTACTtgggagagaacacagagctcCCAGCCTGCTGTGGAGGCAGCTGAGAAGTGGTGGCCTCAGGACTAAGGGCCCGGACGTTGATGTGTACTGTCTCATTTAGTGTAGAAGGGAAGAGAATTGGTGCTGCAGAAGTGTGCCCGCCATGAAGCTGATGAGAAACCTCGTGTTAATCTGACATGCACTCACTCATCCATTTCTATAGGATGCACAATGCATGTGGGCCCTGATATTGAGGCCTTATCCCTGCAGCTAGGAGGGGGAGGGGTTGTTGCTGCTTtgcttcatgttttcttctaactcAGCAAGGAGAGAGCTGGGCCATGGTCAGGGCTCCCGTGCCGCCTTTGGCTGTTTTGTTTCTGTGCTGATCTGGACCATCTTTGTCTTGCCTTTTCACGGTAATGGTCCCCATGCTGACCCTCATCTGGGCCTGGGCCCTCTGCCAAGTGCCCCTGTGGGATGGGAGGAGTGAGGCAGTGGGAGAAGAGGTGGTGGTCGTTTCTATGCATTCAGGCTCTCTTCGAGGCTGCCTCCCTTTTTATTCTTCCTTGCTGCACGTCCATCTCTTTTCCTGTCTTTGAGATTGACCTGACTGCTCTGGCAAGAAGAAGAGGTGTCCTTATAGAGGCCTCTTTACTGACCAACTGAAGTATAGACTTACTGCTGGACAATCTGCATGGGCATCACCCCTCCCCGCATGTAACCCGAAAGAGGTGTCCAGAGCCAAGGCTTCTACCTTCATTGTCCCTCTCTGTGCTCAAGGAGTTCCATTCCAGGAGGAAGAGGTCTATACCCTAAGCAGATAGCAAAGAAGATAATGGAGGAGCGATTGGTGATGGCCTTGGTTTCCCTCAAAACAACGCTGCAGATTTATCTGCACAAACATCTCCACTTTTGGGGGAAAGGTGGGTAGATTCCAGTTCCCTGGACTACCTTCAGGAGGCACGAGAGCTAGGAGAAGAGGCAAAGCTACAGGTTTACTTGGGAGCCAGCTGAGAAGAGAGCAGACTCAAAGGTGCTGGTGCTTGGATTTAGCCAGGCTCCTCCGAGCAGCTCATGCATGTCCCAGCCCCTGGGCCCTAGCCCTTTCCTGCCCTGCAGTCTGCAGTGCCAGCACGCAGGTCCCTTCGCCACAGGGTTTCGTTTTGCTGGCTTGAAGACAAATGGTCTTAGAATTCATTGAGACCCATAGCTTCATATGGCTGCTCCAGCCCCACTTCTTAGCATTCTTACTCCTCTTCTGGGGCTAATGTCAGCATCTATAGACAATAGACTATTAAAAAATCACCTTTTAAACAAGAAATGGAAGGCATTTGATGCAGAATTTTTGCATGACaacatagaaataatttaaaaatagtgtttGTTCTGAATGTTGGTAGACCCTTCATAGCTTTGTTACAATGAAAccttgaactgaagatatttaataaaataacctTTAAACAGTCCATTGTGTTACTGCTGTTGGAGGTTTACGGCCAGAGGCATAGATTTTAGCAGCCTGGGTTACCAGGTTGGAGAGAGGTACCTCCTCCTACTCCCATTGGGGCCTTTTGAGAATAAAActtcctcatgcctgtaatcccaggcattaggaggtcgaggcgggcgaatcacgaggtcagaagttcgagaccagcctggccaacatggtgaaaccctttctccactaaaaaatacaaaaaatttatctgggcatagtggcgggcgcctgtaatcccagctactcggacggctgaggcaggagaatcgcttgaacccgggagggggaggttgcagtgagccgaggtcgcgccactgcactccagcccaggggacagagtgagattccgtaacagcaaaaaaaaaaaaaaaaaaacttcctcatAACCTCCAACCAGCGCTCGGTGCTGCGGAGGCGAggcggggcggggagggagggTGAGTGCCCTGGGAGCCGGTTGAGGGCCTCGCCCCGCCCCTGGTCCCGCCTCTGGCTAGGCCGCTCCGCCTCGTCCCCTCCGAGTGGGCCGGCCCGGCTCCCCCTCCGCGGGGCTGAGTGGATGAGCCCAGGCCTGAGCCCGCCCCTGCTACCGAGTCGCGGTCCCCGACGCCCGGCCGGCGGTGCCATCGCGCGAGGAGGAGGGGGTGCGCTTCCGCGGGCGGGGCGTCCACCCGCCGTCTCGGAGGCCGCGGCTCGGCCCGGCACTGCGGAGGGCCGCTTGGTTTCCCGGCACCCAGGTCGCGCGGCTGCTAGGGCCGGAGTCGGTGGATCCGAGCGGGTGCCACCAGCGGCGGCGCGCCGCCTCCCCCGGTGGGAGCGGTGGTTGGGCCAGGCTGCGGCAGAGCGTTCGCTCGGAGATGGCGGAGCAGCCGCGACGCGGCCCGTGGCCCCGAGAGCAGGGAAGCCGGGCAGCCCCGGGACGCGGCGGAGCCCGGGGACAGCGGGGACGCCGCCCAGTCCTCCGGGTGAGCCGCCCCTGAGGAGACCCCCCGCCCACGGTCGCGCTCAGGCCCTGCAACAGACTCTCCTCGATGTTGCCACCATCGCCACCCTCAGGGTCGTCCCGGGCGGCCCCTCGGCGGCCCAGCGTGCGCCCCCCACCCCGATCCTTTCTGCCGGCCTCCCTCAGAACCGCCTCGCTCCCGTCCGGACCGGGCGGGCTCCCTTCTTCCCGCAAGGCTCTCCCAGCCCAGAGGCTGTTTTCGATGTCACCCCGGAGTCGCCGCCGCTCGCCCGTGGCCCCTTCCCCTTTGGTGTCCCACATCCGGTGCGCTCTTCGCATCCACCTGTGCCCCCGTCTCCTCTCGGCGGGGCCCCTCCACCCGCCAGCCTCGGGCCCCCTCGGCGCCCGCAGCCTCCGTGCCGCTGCTCCGGCCGTCCCGGTCTCCCCTAGCCCAGGGCCGGCTCCCGTCTGGCTTCGCCGTTCTCAGAGACCTCCCGCACACACCCACCCCGCCCAGCCCTGCTGGCCCTCAGCGTTCGCTGGCCCGGCCTGCGGCGCCCCTTCCCTAAACCTTGCGGCTTCTTCCAGGTATGAAGCTAAAATGCAGCGGCTAAGAACGCGGCTCTGGAGCTTGACAGGCCTGACGTCGAGTCCCAGCCCTCCCATCAACtgagctgtgtgatcctgggcaagtttCTAAGCTTCTCTGAGTTACTCAtatgtgaaatggggataatggaGCACGTACCTTTTCCCTACTTCTTAGGGCTGGTATGAAGATTAAATATGTGTAAAGCTCTTAGAAGAATGGCTGGCAAGTTGTAAGTTCTCAAATACGGGATGATACATCCTGAGTATCAACTTCCCGTCAGTGACCTCCTCACTACGATGTTTTCTCTAAAGTTGCATCAAATTCTTAGCATTCACCCCTTCTCGTCACCATTTTGATCCTCTCCCCCAGCTCTCTTCTCATGTCGTTTTACCTAGGCCAAAGCTggactgtttttttttatttttattttttatttttctgagccggagtctcgctctgtcacccaggctggaatgcagtggctcgatctcacctcactgcaatctccacctcccgggttcaagtgattctcctgcctcagccttctgagtagctgggactacaggcgcccaccaccacgcccagctaatttttgtatttttagtagagacagggtttcaccatgttggccagactggtcttgaactcctgacctcaggtgaaagGCCTTGGCCtttcacagtgctgggattacaggtgtgaggcaccacgcctggcctgaactgtttttaaatcatctctgtcaATTCTGAAGGACCTCGGCTCTGCCTTATCACCCCTGagatgtgtgtgtttgggggtagGTGGTAGAGAGGGATTGCCAGCCTtacaaggaggctgaggtggggataGTGACAATAAAACTTAAAGAAGCGGttgatttaagaaaaagaacagactcaggaggctgaggcgggaggattatatgaccccagaagttcaagaccagcctgggcaacataacaagacccccatctctaaaaaaaaattaaaaattagtagggcgtggtggtgcacagctgtagtcccagctacatgggaggctgaggtgggagggtcacttgagcccaggagtttgaagctgcagtagGCTATGATCACACCAGCACACtgtatcctgggtgacagaacaagactccatctaaaaataataaaagagatccCCAAAATTAGACCTCCTTAAAACTGTGTTTTTCTGATCACACTGTCCTCTTTCCTTCTGTCATTGGTTGGATGTGATTTAAGCTCCTGTTGCTCTCTGTCATCCAGTCCTTATTCAGGTTGTTCTGTTTGTGTAACTGAACTCAATTCCTCATGTCTCTCCAGGCTAGCTCAGGGACTCTTCTGAGCTGTTTAGGAATAGGGTTGGAGAAACACTTAGGTTAAGTTAGGAAGGAGAACTAGAGTGGACTCAGTTGTCTGGCTTTTCTCAGCACCCAGTGTGTGGCCTGCTCAGGAGTTACATTTGTATCTCCTGACTGGCAAAGTTGAGGTGAAGGTCAGGGGCAGGTAATGTTTCACAAGCAACGGGTAAGGGAGTCCCTAAGTTCTGGGTTTGGAAACTGGTAGAATGATTACCTATCATGAGGATTGCTCTTTCCTTTTGAACTCCCCCACCATAGTGTCCACCTGACTGCAAGTTCGTTAATGCTGTTGGCTGTGATATTGGGTTTGATTGATGAGGACGATTAACAGACTCATGAGTTCCTTATCTGATATTTCGTTGGAGCATGGGACTTTTGAGGACTTCCGGGGCTTTCCGTCCCTTCCTCACAGAAAGATCAGAGCTGTTGCTGGCTGGCCAGCTACTCAGTCATGGGCTAGGAACTCCTTTCAGAGCAGGCCTGTTTTTAGCCGCCTAGGATATTTAGCCTCTTGTTGATGGGAGATTTGTTCCCTTCTATCATTTGCATATACTGCTCCATCTCTGAGCTTTGCTTAGAGTGAAGAATTTGGACATTCATTTGGGTATtctaagaaagggaaagggaacaaGCTGTGAAGCCAAGGTAAAGGACTTAGCTTGTAGATTCTCCTacaggaggcttttttttttttttttttttttttttttgagaacagaTTATCCAATAAGCAGGAGGTAAGAGAGATGGGATGGGGAGGAAAATGGATTAATGACACAGTTTCAGAAGGAGGAATAACCCACTGATTTCTCTGTCTTACAGGTAGGGGGGCAGAGATTGAACTTTGCTGACCTTTGATGTGAGGCACTCAGCCAGGGCCAAGGGGAGAGCCTGGCAAGATTTGCAGCCTGAAGCCATGGGCCGGGGGGCCATGGTGACCTGAGACTAGTGGACTCTGTATAGTTGccccctgcttccccttctgcctccCCTACCCTATACTAAGGGGACTCATCTCCACCTCTTAAGGAAACTCCCCCTGAGGGAATCCCTGTCCCATATTTTCCTATCCTCCTACCCTTCCAAGACAGTCCTAGCCTATAGAACTCCTACCTCCCATCCCCTGAGGTggtccccattcctccctcccttcctccccccgCCATGCTCCAGTTGTGGAAGGTGGTACGCCCAGCTCGGCAGCTGGAACTGCACCGCCTCATACTGCTGCTGATTGCTTTCAGCTTGGGCTCCATGGGCTTCCTGGCTTACTATGTGTCCACCAGCCCTAAGGCCAAggagcccctgcccctgcccttggGAGACTGCAGCAGCAGTGGGGCAGCTGGTCCTGGCCCTGCACGGCCTCCAGTTCCACCTCGGCCCCCCAGGCCTCCAGAGACAGTTCGAACTGAACCTGTGGTCCTTGTGTTTGTGGAGAGTGCATACTCACAGCTGGGGCAGGAAATTGTGGCCATCCTGGAATCTAGTCGTTTTCGTTATAGCACTGAGTTGGCACCTGGCCGAGGGGACATGCCCACATTGACTGATAATACCCATGGCCGCTATGTCTTGGTCATTTATGAGAACCTGCTCAAGTATGTCAACTTGGATGCCTGGAGTCGAGAACTGCTAGACCGGTACTGTGTGGAGTATGGTGTGGGCATCATTGGCTTTTTCCGAGCCCACGAGCACAGCCTACTGAGTGCCCAGCTTAAGGGCTTTCCCCTTTTTTTACACTCAAACTTGGGGCTCCGGGACTACCAAGTGAATCCTTCTGCCCCGCTACTGCATCTCACACGCCCCAGCCGCCTAGAACCAGGGCCACTGCCTGGTGATGACTGGACCATCTTCCAATCCAATCATAGTACATATGAACCAGTGCTTCTTGCCAGCCTTCGGCCAGCTGAGCCCCTGGTGCCAGGACCAGTTCTTCGTCGGGCCCGGCTTCCCACTGTGGTACAGGACCTGGGGCTTCATGATGGCATCCAGCGGGTGCTCTTTGGTCACGGCCTTTCCTTCTGGCTCCACAAACTTATCTTTGTTGATGCTGTTGCATACCTCACTGGCAAGCGCCTCTGCCTGGACCTCGACCGCTACATCTTGGTAGACATCGATGACATCTTTGTGGGCAAGGAAGGGACCCGCATGAAGGTGGCTGATGTTGAGGTCAGTCTtgttacttaaatttttttcttagaagctATTCACACTCTGGCCTGTCATACTCCCTTCGTTGATTCTGAGCTTGTTATAGGTACATTCCCTGCCTTTCCAGGCAGGAAGAATGCTACTTCTCATGTATTTTCTGTTCAGCCTGCGCTCCTGATTTCTCACGTTCCTGTTATTCTTCTCAGGCTCTGTTGACCACCCAGAACAAACTCAGGACCTTAGTCCCCAACTTCACCTTCAACTTGGGCTTCTCGGGCAAGTTCTATCATACTGGTGAGCTTATTCCCCTACTCCTTTAGCATATCATAGCTTGACCTGTCCCTTCACTGTCCACCTCCCTGGGCAGACAAGTTGGAGAAAAGGGTCAAGGTTTGGGGTCAGACTGCTGTGAGGAGTGGTGGGCATGAATTTAGGTTCGCACGGGTGGCTGAAGGGCAAGTTGGCAATGGGTCAAATAAAAGTCTTACTTAGGCAAGGATCAGTAGGGTTGTCCCAGGGATGGAAGGTGGTCAGTGTTAATACAAAACAAAGGAGGGAACAGGGGCTGACTGGCTGTGGTCAGTGGTCAGCGTGTGGTCATAGGGACAGAGGAGGAGGATGCAGGGGACGACATGCTGCTGAAGCACCGCAAAGAGTTCTGGTGGTTCCCGCACATGTGGAGTCACATGCAGCCACACCTGTTCCACAATCGCTCCGTGCTGGCTGACCAGATGAGGCTCAACAAACAGTTTGCTCTGGTAAGACCCTTGGATCTCTTCCCCATACTttctcccagccatgcttcctttTCTACCATCCCCTAATGGGCTACCCTTTTCCTAccctttgcatttttctttatttggaggCTTCCCCACCCTCTTTACCCTCTACTCCCCAAACCTCACCAGGTCCTGGTGAGAGTCTATGCCATTCCCAGGAGCATGGGATTCCCACGGATCTGGGGTATGCTGTGGCCCCCCACCACTCGGGCGTGTACCCCATCCACACGCAGCTCTATGAGGCCTGGAAATCCGTGTGGGGCATCCAGGTGACCAGCACTGAGGAGTATCCCCATCTCCGCCCTGCCCGCTACCGTCGTGGCTTCATTCACAATGGCATTATGGTGAGGGACTCCCAATACAAGCTTGAATCAAACTCTCACATTTAGACAGCTTTCAACATGCATTGACCTATGTTCTCTATCAACTGCCAATCCAAGTATGGGGGTACATGATCAGGGGTAAAAAGGTGAAAAAATCTTAACACCCTCAGTAAGAGCTTTATTGCTATAACTTCAAACTGGGTCCTCTATAAATCCCAGTGTCCTCCATCTACTTCTCATTCTGTCTTTCAAAtcttatctgttttttcttttccctccaggTGCTGCCCCGGCAGACATGTGGCCTCTTCACTCACACAATCTTCTATAATGAGTATCCTGGAGGCTCTCGTGAACTAGACCGGAGCATCCGAGGTGGAGAGCTCTTTCTGACGGTGCTGCTTAATCCGGTAAGGTGCTGAGAGGAAGGGCTAGAAGATTGGAGAGTCAAGGTGTTTGCAGGCTGGGACCTTTACTCCAAGGCTAATTCAGAGGTGGGGTAGGCTCTCCAAATCTGAAATGCAGGTACTCCCTTACAGATTAGCATCTTTATGACCCATCTGTCCAATTATGGAAATGACCGGCTGGGCCTGTACACCTTTGAGAGCTTGGTGCGCTTCCTCCAGTGCTGGACACGGCTGCGCCTGCAGACCCTTCCTCCTGTCCCGCTTGCACAGAAGTACTTTGAACTTTTCCCTCAGGAGCGAAGCCCCCTTTGGCAGGTAAAGGTGGAGTTCAGTCTGATGAGAGACATGATAGGGGtggggtgtttttttgttgttgttggtttttttgacttttttttgagacagagtcttgctttgtcacccaggctagagtacaatggcacaatctctgctaattgcaacctccacctcccgggttcaagcgattctcctgcctcagcctccccagtagctgggaatatacgcacccaccaccacgctcggctaattttttgtatttttagtagagagagggtttcaccatgttggccaggctggtcttgaactcctgactacaggtgatctgcccacctcagtctcccaaagtgctgggattacatatgtgagccactgcgcccagctgggatAGGGGTTTAAGAAAAGACTAggccaggccgggtgcggtggctcattcctataatcccagcactttggcaggcagattacctgaggtcaggagtttgagaccagcctgaccaacttggagaaaccccatctttactaaaaacaaaattagccagacgtggtggcacatgcctgtaatcccagctagcaggagaattgcttgaacccagaagacggaggttgcagtgagccgagatcatgccattgcactccagcctgggcaacaagagcaaaactctgtctcaaaaaaaaaaaaactaggcctTATCTGATTATTGGCCCTGGCTTCAGAATCCCTGTGATGACAAGAGGCACAAAGATATCTGGTCCAAGGAGAAAACCTGTGATCGTCTCCCGAAGTTCCTCATTGTGGGACCCCAGAAAACAGGTGAAGTATCCTTAGCTAACTTCTCTTGCCCTGCCTTAAACCCAAAGGATCCTTTTGTCAAGGAACTCTCCTCTCTCCAGGTAATCACAGGaatgaaaaaagtgtttttaattttaatttttttttcttttttttttttgagatagagtctcacttcttcgcccaggctagagggaagtggcacaatctcagttcactgcaaccccacctcccaggttcaggcaattctcctgcctcagcctccccggtagctgggattacaggcaggtgccaccacgcctggctaatttttgtatttttagtagagacggggtttcaccacgttggccaggctggtctcgaactcctgacttcaagtgatccgcctgccttggcctcccaaagtgctgggattacaggcatgagccaccgcgcctggccttaatttgaatttttaagggagaaaaaaaggaactcCTTTTATACCCACCCCTCACTGATCCAGTCTCTTGAGGCAGTGATTCCTAACCCTGGTTGTATATCAGAATCATCTGTAGTGTTTTCACAAGCTCCACAAGTCATTCTGGTGCACAGTTAAAGCAGAGAACCACTGTTTtagcccttcccttctctctcagaCTTGCCTCCTATCATTGTCGTTTGGCCATGGGGGATTTT encodes the following:
- the NDST2 gene encoding bifunctional heparan sulfate N-deacetylase/N-sulfotransferase 2 isoform X1; translation: MLQLWKVVRPARQLELHRLILLLIAFSLGSMGFLAYYVSTSPKAKEPLPLPLGDCSSSGAAGPGPARPPVPPRPPRPPETVRTEPVVLVFVESAYSQLGQEIVAILESSRFRYSTELAPGRGDMPTLTDNTHGRYVLVIYENLLKYVNLDAWSRELLDRYCVEYGVGIIGFFRAHEHSLLSAQLKGFPLFLHSNLGLRDYQVNPSAPLLHLTRPSRLEPGPLPGDDWTIFQSNHSTYEPVLLASLRPAEPLVPGPVLRRARLPTVVQDLGLHDGIQRVLFGHGLSFWLHKLIFVDAVAYLTGKRLCLDLDRYILVDIDDIFVGKEGTRMKVADVEALLTTQNKLRTLVPNFTFNLGFSGKFYHTGTEEEDAGDDMLLKHRKEFWWFPHMWSHMQPHLFHNRSVLADQMRLNKQFALEHGIPTDLGYAVAPHHSGVYPIHTQLYEAWKSVWGIQVTSTEEYPHLRPARYRRGFIHNGIMVLPRQTCGLFTHTIFYNEYPGGSRELDRSIRGGELFLTVLLNPISIFMTHLSNYGNDRLGLYTFESLVRFLQCWTRLRLQTLPPVPLAQKYFELFPQERSPLWQNPCDDKRHKDIWSKEKTCDRLPKFLIVGPQKTGTTAIHFFLSLHPAVTSSFPSPSTFEEIQFFNGPNYHKGIDWYMDFFPVPSNASTDFLFEKSATYFDSEVVPRRGAALLPRAKIITVLTNPADRAYSWYQHQRARGDPVALNYTFYQVISASSQTPLALRSLQNRCLVPGYYSTHLQRWLTYYPSGQLLIVDGQELRTNPAASMESIQKFLGITPFLNYTRTLRFDDDKGFWCQGLEGGKTRCLGRSKGRRYPDMDTESRLFLTDFFRNHNLELSKLLSRLGQPVPSWLREELQHSSLG
- the NDST2 gene encoding bifunctional heparan sulfate N-deacetylase/N-sulfotransferase 2 isoform X2 codes for the protein MLQLWKVVRPARQLELHRLILLLIAFSLGSMGFLAYYVSTSPKAKEPLPLPLGDCSSSGAAGPGPARPPVPPRPPRPPETVRTEPVVLVFVESAYSQLGQEIVAILESSRFRYSTELAPGRGDMPTLTDNTHGRYVLVIYENLLKYVNLDAWSRELLDRYCVEYGVGIIGFFRAHEHSLLSAQLKGFPLFLHSNLGLRDYQVNPSAPLLHLTRPSRLEPGPLPGDDWTIFQSNHSTYEPVLLASLRPAEPLVPGPVLRRARLPTVVQDLGLHDGIQRVLFGHGLSFWLHKLIFVDAVAYLTGKRLCLDLDRYILVDIDDIFVGKEGTRMKVADVEALLTTQNKLRTLVPNFTFNLGFSGKFYHTGTEEEDAGDDMLLKHRKEFWWFPHMWSHMQPHLFHNRSVLADQMRLNKQFALEHGIPTDLGYAVAPHHSGVYPIHTQLYEAWKSVWGIQVTSTEEYPHLRPARYRRGFIHNGIMVLPRQTCGLFTHTIFYNEYPGGSRELDRSIRGGELFLTVLLNPISIFMTHLSNYGNDRLGLYTFESLVRFLQCWTRLRLQTLPPVPLAQKYFELFPQERSPLWQNPCDDKRHKDIWSKEKTCDRLPKFLIVGPQKTGTTAIHFFLSLHPAVTSSFPSPSTFEEIQFFNGPNYHKGIDWYMDFFPVPSNASTDFLFEKSATYFDSEVVPRRGAALLPRAKIITVLTNPADRAYSWYQHQRARGDPVALNYTFYQVISASSQTPLALRSLQNRCLVPGYYSTHLQRWLTYYPSGQLLIVDGQELRTNPAASMESIQKFLGITPFLNYTRTLRFDDDKGFWCQGLEGGKTRCLGRSKGRRYPDMDTEVRSNDLPVIQET